One stretch of Banduia mediterranea DNA includes these proteins:
- a CDS encoding outer membrane protein, with protein MTHARTFAAGLLLLSPGLALAVPISTHLDGYYVPYSDIDTEAGEVDDGDGYGIKGEFQFIDQAYFTAEYQANTYDDIANVDGDAVDLDLDFIRAGVGYVPFEWPLYGRVEYIHVEGELNDLPADLTADDVDEDGYGVHIGSSGYLLPQLAGYVEVGYVDIGDFGDGLQATGGISYDFSPMVGVFVEYRYMDLSADQLDPEIGEARAGVRFNFGV; from the coding sequence ATGACTCACGCCAGAACGTTCGCTGCCGGCCTGTTGCTGCTGTCGCCAGGCTTGGCCCTCGCGGTACCGATCAGCACGCATCTCGACGGATACTACGTCCCCTATTCGGACATCGACACCGAAGCCGGCGAGGTCGACGACGGAGACGGATACGGCATCAAAGGCGAGTTCCAGTTCATCGACCAAGCGTATTTCACAGCCGAGTACCAAGCCAACACCTATGACGACATCGCCAACGTTGACGGCGATGCTGTGGATCTGGACCTCGATTTCATCCGCGCCGGTGTCGGCTACGTGCCGTTCGAATGGCCGCTGTACGGTCGGGTCGAATACATCCACGTCGAAGGCGAGCTGAACGATCTGCCGGCGGACCTGACGGCGGACGATGTTGATGAGGACGGCTATGGCGTCCATATCGGCAGCAGCGGCTATCTGTTGCCGCAGTTGGCTGGCTATGTGGAAGTCGGCTATGTCGACATCGGTGATTTCGGCGACGGCCTGCAGGCGACAGGTGGCATTTCCTATGACTTCAGCCCGATGGTCGGCGTGTTCGTTGAGTATCGCTACATGGATCTGAGCGCGGACCAACTCGATCCGGAAATCGGCGAGGCGCGTGCCGGGGTACGCTTCAACTTCGGCGTCTGA